The Pedobacter roseus genome contains a region encoding:
- a CDS encoding TspO/MBR family protein, with product MKFKPVAFIINIAITLSVGALGGWATAKSVKTWYPTLNKPSFNPPNWLFAPVWTTLYVLIGIAAYLVWIRRDKIVHFPRTVAIYLIQLILNLAWSFIFFYLHEVGFALAEIILLLAIIIINALTFYKINKWAGLIFIPYIIWVSFATFLTYNIFILN from the coding sequence ATGAAATTTAAACCGGTAGCGTTTATCATTAATATAGCCATTACGCTGAGTGTTGGCGCCCTGGGTGGATGGGCAACGGCCAAATCTGTTAAAACCTGGTATCCAACACTCAATAAACCTTCTTTTAATCCACCAAACTGGCTTTTTGCTCCTGTTTGGACAACCCTTTATGTATTAATCGGTATCGCGGCTTACCTGGTTTGGATCAGACGAGATAAAATTGTACATTTTCCACGTACAGTAGCCATTTACCTCATTCAGCTGATTTTAAATTTGGCCTGGTCATTCATTTTCTTTTACCTGCATGAGGTTGGTTTTGCCCTTGCCGAAATCATTTTGCTGCTGGCTATAATCATTATCAATGCGTTAACCTTTTATAAAATCAATAAATGGGCAGGGCTTATATTTATTCCATACATAATATGGGTAAGTTTTGCAACATTTTTAACCTACAACATTTTCATATTGAACTGA
- a CDS encoding M28 family metallopeptidase, protein MKKIYSILLFASISLSIKAQTTVIRNQDIDKMVKAVNQDSLKSYISKMVAFGTRNTLSDIKSKTKGIGAARNWVVSKFNQFAKQSDGRLTAYLDTTTFKPDGKRVDQPTLLGNAVAVLKGTDANDKRVYVVSGHLDSRVTDVMNRTSDAPGANDDGSGVAGVIEAARIMSQYKFAATIIFVAVSGEEQSLLGSGFMAAKAKKENWNVDAMLNNDMIGSNNSSETQIIDNTRLRVFSEGLPFLDLDKNAKSIRQFGLENDGKSRQLARYVKEIGERYIDQLEVKLIYRNDRFLRGGDHTPFVENGFTAVRITEMNENFDHQHQDLRTEKGVRYGDLQEFMDFEYLRKNTGVNIAVLANLAKAPSAPTEVKVDVKNLSNSTYLYWKAPANGTIKGYYVLMRETSSPVWEKKFFTSATELRLPYSKDNYLFAVQSVGNEDNESLAVVPGIGR, encoded by the coding sequence ATGAAAAAAATCTACTCAATTTTACTTTTTGCCTCAATAAGTTTATCCATAAAAGCACAAACTACGGTAATCCGTAATCAGGATATCGATAAAATGGTTAAAGCGGTAAATCAGGATTCATTAAAGTCATATATCTCAAAAATGGTTGCTTTCGGTACCCGCAATACCTTAAGCGATATTAAAAGCAAAACAAAAGGTATTGGTGCAGCAAGAAATTGGGTGGTGAGCAAGTTTAATCAGTTTGCAAAACAGAGCGATGGCAGGTTAACCGCTTATTTAGATACCACCACCTTTAAACCCGACGGCAAAAGAGTAGATCAGCCTACTTTGTTGGGTAACGCCGTTGCCGTATTAAAAGGCACAGATGCAAATGATAAACGCGTGTATGTGGTGAGTGGCCACCTCGATAGCCGTGTTACCGATGTAATGAACAGAACCAGTGATGCACCCGGCGCCAACGATGATGGCAGCGGTGTAGCAGGTGTAATTGAAGCGGCCAGGATTATGAGCCAATATAAATTTGCTGCCACCATTATTTTTGTAGCCGTAAGTGGTGAAGAACAATCTTTGCTGGGATCGGGCTTTATGGCCGCAAAGGCAAAAAAAGAAAACTGGAATGTAGATGCGATGCTGAACAACGATATGATTGGAAGCAACAATAGCAGCGAAACCCAGATTATCGATAATACCCGTTTACGTGTATTTAGTGAGGGATTACCCTTCCTCGACCTGGATAAAAATGCTAAAAGCATCCGCCAGTTTGGTTTAGAAAATGATGGAAAAAGCCGTCAATTGGCCCGTTATGTTAAAGAAATTGGCGAGCGTTATATAGATCAGCTCGAAGTAAAACTGATTTACCGGAATGACAGGTTTTTACGCGGCGGCGACCATACCCCATTTGTAGAAAACGGTTTTACCGCGGTACGCATAACCGAAATGAACGAAAACTTCGATCACCAGCACCAGGACCTTAGAACCGAAAAAGGTGTGCGTTATGGTGATCTGCAGGAATTTATGGATTTCGAATACCTCCGCAAAAATACGGGTGTAAATATTGCGGTTTTGGCCAACCTGGCAAAGGCCCCATCTGCCCCTACCGAAGTAAAAGTAGATGTTAAAAACCTGAGCAATTCTACTTATTTATACTGGAAAGCGCCTGCAAATGGTACAATAAAAGGATATTATGTGCTGATGCGCGAAACCAGCAGTCCGGTTTGGGAAAAGAAATTTTTCACCTCCGCCACCGAACTCAGATTGCCTTACAGTAAAGACAATTATTTGTTCGCCGTACAAAGCGTTGGAAACGAAGACAATGAAAGTTTAGCCGTTGTTCCGGGAATAGGCAGATAA
- a CDS encoding TrmH family RNA methyltransferase yields the protein MLSKSQISFIKSLHQKKYRKEHGLFIVEGIKSIKEFIQSSYHIHTIFYNSEQYNLLPKLPANINLFEVKNAELDKISTLQTPQGFLALVHLPKNKELDQKELKNQFTLVLDGVQDPGNMGTIIRTADWFGFKNIICSADCVEVFNPKTVQATMGSLARVNIFEADLPVFLTDNTLPVFGALLDGESIYKTQWGSEGLVILGNEGKGISPEVIKKINKPVTIPRIGEAESLNVAVSAAIFCAELVRVRN from the coding sequence ATGCTTTCAAAATCACAGATTAGTTTTATAAAGTCGTTACATCAAAAAAAATACCGTAAAGAGCATGGTTTATTTATTGTTGAAGGCATAAAATCCATAAAAGAGTTTATTCAGTCAAGTTACCACATTCATACCATATTTTACAACAGCGAACAATACAATTTGTTACCCAAATTGCCCGCAAATATAAACTTATTTGAGGTAAAGAACGCTGAATTAGACAAGATTAGTACGCTGCAAACACCACAGGGCTTTTTAGCACTTGTTCACCTACCAAAAAACAAGGAATTAGACCAAAAAGAGTTGAAAAATCAGTTTACTTTGGTTTTAGATGGCGTGCAGGATCCGGGCAATATGGGTACCATAATCAGAACGGCAGATTGGTTCGGCTTTAAAAACATCATTTGCTCTGCAGATTGTGTGGAAGTGTTTAATCCAAAAACCGTTCAGGCGACCATGGGATCGCTGGCAAGGGTAAATATTTTTGAGGCTGATTTACCGGTTTTTTTAACCGATAATACCCTCCCGGTATTCGGTGCTTTGTTAGATGGCGAATCGATTTATAAAACCCAGTGGGGAAGCGAAGGATTGGTAATTTTAGGCAATGAAGGCAAGGGAATATCGCCCGAAGTGATCAAAAAAATAAATAAACCGGTTACCATTCCGAGGATCGGAGAAGCCGAATCGTTAAATGTAGCCGTAAGTGCTGCAATCTTTTGCGCTGAGTTAGTGAGAGTTCGAAATTAA
- a CDS encoding patatin-like phospholipase family protein, with amino-acid sequence MGKFCNIFNLQHFHIELILKEKHLFLGVLTFKRFLLILFVLCCNQLQAQKVGLVFSGGGAKGLAHIGTLKALEENHIPIDYITGTSMGGIVGAMYAAGYSPKQIEEIALSNDFQNWVNGRYTSDYTYYFQKNAPNASMLTAKVAIDTGFHFSFRSNLINDIPLNFAFLELFSQASAVSKDNFDNLFVPYRCMVADVLSQKSITVSKGSLAEAVRATMTVPIVYRPIKLDGKYVFDGGLYNNFPADVMERDFKPDYIIGANVSSKTYNEYPKNIDDRLMNRFLVYMFLSKSDSTMIGKNGIYIQPDLANYGVTNFAPVAELIKKGYDATMADMPRIKALISKRVNDEELAKRREKFNARKPELKFSNVTVSGVNAQQKKYVERLFKSDQSTFDLKDIRRGYYKLVADQTFETVYPKISYQAATDSYTFEVVAQPKKSFKLDLGGNISTRPISNVFLGAQYNYLNRKSYTFGTSFYSGRFYESVQVNGRVDYPTKLPLFLAAELTYNHWNYYNTSQIFIENPRPIYIEQSDRKIDLMVGMPLNYNTKIVLHSTFINNSDHYSPNNTFGVGDVLDETVFNGFRGSLNLEKNSLNRKQYATNGQSFSLSFNYTTGRENYDPGNIFRSTPGFIKTQELSRLHHWGSIKLTQENYFLHLKKYTLGYIVEGVISNQPLFSNYYATLLTAPAFYPLQDSRSLFLDKFRATTYAAGGIKNIYNVKKNLDFRLEGYLFLPHKEFELNNFQDVDYAKAITKLRYAATAGLVYHSPLGPVSLSYNLYNDAIKRNGVLLHIGYLIYNKRSIE; translated from the coding sequence ATGGGTAAGTTTTGCAACATTTTTAACCTACAACATTTTCATATTGAACTGATTTTAAAAGAAAAACACCTATTTTTAGGGGTGTTAACTTTTAAAAGATTTTTGCTGATCCTTTTCGTTTTGTGCTGTAACCAATTGCAGGCGCAAAAAGTTGGTCTTGTGTTTAGTGGCGGCGGAGCAAAAGGATTGGCACACATCGGTACTTTAAAAGCCTTAGAAGAAAATCATATCCCGATCGATTACATTACCGGAACATCAATGGGTGGTATTGTTGGGGCCATGTATGCGGCAGGTTATAGCCCAAAACAGATTGAAGAAATAGCGCTCAGTAACGATTTCCAAAATTGGGTAAACGGGCGTTATACCAGCGATTACACCTATTATTTTCAGAAAAATGCCCCAAATGCTTCTATGCTTACTGCAAAAGTGGCCATTGATACGGGTTTCCATTTTAGTTTCCGCTCCAACCTCATTAATGATATCCCCTTAAATTTCGCCTTTTTAGAACTTTTCTCACAGGCATCAGCGGTTTCTAAAGATAATTTCGACAATCTTTTTGTACCCTACCGCTGTATGGTTGCTGATGTACTATCGCAAAAAAGTATCACCGTAAGCAAAGGCAGTTTGGCCGAAGCAGTAAGGGCAACCATGACCGTCCCCATTGTTTACCGCCCCATTAAACTGGATGGGAAATATGTTTTTGACGGTGGTTTGTACAATAACTTCCCTGCTGACGTAATGGAGAGGGACTTTAAGCCCGATTATATCATCGGGGCCAATGTTTCGTCCAAAACCTATAACGAGTACCCTAAAAACATCGACGACCGTTTGATGAACCGTTTTTTGGTATACATGTTTCTTTCCAAATCAGATTCTACCATGATCGGTAAAAATGGGATATATATCCAGCCCGATCTGGCCAATTATGGTGTAACCAACTTTGCACCGGTGGCAGAGCTGATTAAAAAAGGCTACGATGCAACCATGGCCGATATGCCAAGGATAAAGGCTTTGATCAGCAAGAGGGTAAACGACGAAGAACTGGCAAAAAGAAGAGAAAAATTTAATGCAAGAAAACCAGAGTTAAAATTCAGCAACGTTACCGTATCAGGGGTTAACGCGCAACAAAAGAAATACGTAGAAAGGCTTTTTAAAAGCGACCAAAGCACTTTCGATCTTAAGGATATCAGACGGGGTTATTACAAACTCGTTGCAGATCAGACTTTTGAAACGGTATATCCTAAAATATCCTATCAGGCCGCAACCGATAGTTATACCTTTGAGGTGGTGGCACAACCTAAAAAAAGCTTCAAACTCGATCTGGGTGGGAATATCTCCACCAGGCCAATCAGCAATGTTTTCCTCGGGGCGCAATACAATTACCTCAACAGGAAATCGTACACCTTTGGCACCAGCTTTTATTCAGGTCGTTTCTACGAATCTGTTCAGGTAAACGGACGTGTAGATTATCCAACCAAGCTGCCCTTATTCCTCGCTGCCGAACTAACCTATAACCACTGGAATTATTATAACACCAGTCAGATTTTTATCGAAAACCCCCGCCCCATTTACATCGAGCAATCCGACCGGAAAATCGACCTGATGGTGGGCATGCCTTTAAATTACAATACAAAAATTGTCCTTCACTCTACTTTTATCAATAATAGTGATCATTACAGCCCCAACAATACTTTTGGCGTTGGAGATGTGCTGGATGAAACGGTTTTTAATGGATTTAGAGGTTCGTTAAACCTCGAAAAAAATTCGCTCAACCGAAAACAGTACGCCACAAACGGACAGAGCTTTTCTTTAAGTTTTAATTATACAACTGGCCGCGAAAATTACGATCCAGGTAATATTTTCCGCAGTACCCCAGGTTTTATTAAAACCCAGGAGCTTAGCCGTTTGCACCATTGGGGCAGCATTAAACTCACCCAGGAAAATTATTTTTTACACCTCAAAAAATATACATTGGGTTATATTGTAGAGGGAGTTATTTCCAATCAGCCTTTATTTAGCAATTATTACGCTACCTTGTTAACTGCTCCGGCTTTTTATCCGCTGCAGGATAGCCGTTCATTGTTCCTTGATAAATTCAGGGCCACCACTTATGCTGCCGGCGGAATAAAAAACATTTATAATGTTAAAAAAAATCTCGATTTTAGATTGGAAGGATATTTATTTTTGCCTCACAAAGAGTTTGAGCTGAACAATTTCCAGGATGTGGATTATGCAAAGGCCATTACCAAATTACGTTACGCCGCTACGGCAGGCTTAGTTTATCACTCTCCACTTGGTCCTGTAAGCTTAAGCTATAATTTATATAATGATGCGATTAAAAGAAATGGTGTATTATTGCATATCGGTTATTTAATTTACAATAAACGTTCTATCGAATGA
- a CDS encoding 2'-5' RNA ligase family protein: protein MENLYLVCLVPPVSIVEDIDEIRNYISEKFNVHESLKRPAHITLYPPVKLSSLAAENRFFKSLEDASFNTPFTQVLRNFNAFPEHTFYLDVAQNEGIMNLEKQISKALQPLKLIEKKEKVNPHLTLAFRDIKAVFTQIMADFKDRKFKREFQVASFSVYKHQDKRWQPYKEFAFKNPETKPKALSLFG from the coding sequence GTGGAAAATCTATATTTAGTCTGTTTGGTTCCTCCTGTTTCTATTGTGGAAGATATTGATGAGATCAGGAATTACATTTCAGAGAAGTTTAATGTACACGAATCTTTAAAAAGGCCTGCGCATATCACTTTGTATCCACCGGTTAAATTATCGTCATTAGCGGCCGAAAACAGATTTTTCAAATCACTTGAAGATGCTTCTTTTAACACGCCGTTTACACAAGTGCTTAGAAATTTTAATGCCTTTCCGGAGCACACTTTCTACCTGGATGTAGCGCAGAACGAAGGAATTATGAATCTTGAAAAACAGATTTCAAAAGCCTTACAGCCTCTAAAACTGATAGAGAAAAAAGAAAAAGTCAATCCACATTTAACTTTAGCTTTCAGGGATATAAAAGCCGTTTTCACTCAAATCATGGCTGATTTTAAAGACCGAAAATTTAAGCGCGAATTCCAGGTAGCCTCTTTTTCTGTTTACAAACACCAGGATAAAAGATGGCAACCTTACAAAGAATTTGCTTTTAAAAATCCGGAAACAAAACCTAAAGCATTAAGCCTTTTTGGTTAA
- the tamL gene encoding translocation and assembly module lipoprotein TamL has protein sequence MKAYQYLINIKLKSTAILLFIIVLIQACSSTKYIADYQSIVKKVTIDSVDAKFEEQAYNYVQKDLRPASKLSIQVPLYNLFNTKDGRYKTSDIKPFGTPPAILDSTLVEISRTQIQKFLKSKGYRQAEVTSSIKVADKKAEVIFSAKPGPAYFIDKLTDSIPNKNIKNLYQSNKASISHLHKGMQYDEDSLTYEREQVYRIMKENGYFYFLRPYVNFDVYGAEPTSKTNKIDLNLNVTDPAEGPHKQFNIGYTHMIIAPNPDGFPDSVRYKLNKDTVNGIIFTDFSKRYRRNPIVRYDFLKQGELYDIRNENLTYDRLYELNIFKNVKIDYFRRDSTSNKVNAVIQLIPQKVMTNRIEGEVPFNGGTVGFNLSNTYTNNNIFRGAERFELQVKGGLQSRIGNGAKPFSDIYQRDFSISASITVPRLMIPFYNPVLGGNGMPHTTFSSSYIYALQKDVSVRRIFINSITYDWVETKSKLHSFTPLNFEYRFGNLDPNVDPNTVLNNLYYSTLLGRKDLTLGMKYTYTLNANKLNEFRSFVYLRAGMDIAGNMLQGISKLTGNKNDPAGGDPAKILGLPFNQYMRPEVDIRWYKHLGGEKQFVARLNAGVAYAYGNSVLTGIPFEKQFFAGGSNGVRAWQARTIGPGNYDRGLLRSDTLRKAFFGLDQLGTMRIETNFEYRFTVAKNFLGATLKGAAFVDIGNVWNLRKGESILAATPALDEQTVFKLGKLAQQLAMGTGFGLRYDVQYFVFRFDVGLKLKDPQFTGSDQWVISKFLSGARDFKDTYNATHGPDTYRFLQYNFGIGMPF, from the coding sequence TTGAAAGCATACCAATACTTAATAAATATTAAACTGAAAAGCACTGCAATATTACTATTTATTATTGTTTTAATTCAGGCCTGTTCATCAACAAAATACATTGCCGACTATCAATCGATCGTTAAAAAGGTAACGATTGACAGTGTTGATGCTAAATTTGAAGAGCAAGCATATAATTATGTTCAAAAAGATCTCAGACCAGCTTCTAAGCTGAGTATCCAGGTGCCATTATACAATCTGTTTAATACCAAGGATGGAAGGTATAAAACAAGTGATATCAAGCCTTTTGGTACCCCTCCGGCAATTTTGGACAGTACTTTGGTCGAAATTTCGAGAACCCAGATACAGAAATTCTTAAAAAGTAAAGGTTACCGTCAGGCAGAAGTTACTTCTTCGATAAAAGTAGCCGATAAAAAAGCGGAAGTTATTTTTAGCGCGAAGCCCGGTCCAGCTTATTTCATCGATAAATTGACCGATTCAATCCCGAATAAAAATATAAAAAACCTTTACCAATCAAATAAAGCAAGCATAAGCCACCTGCACAAAGGCATGCAATACGATGAAGATTCTTTAACTTATGAGCGGGAGCAGGTTTACCGCATCATGAAAGAAAACGGTTATTTCTACTTTTTAAGACCTTATGTAAACTTCGACGTTTATGGCGCAGAGCCAACTTCGAAAACCAATAAAATTGATTTGAATTTAAATGTAACCGATCCGGCAGAAGGACCGCATAAACAATTCAATATTGGTTACACACACATGATTATTGCTCCAAATCCAGATGGTTTTCCTGATTCGGTGCGTTACAAATTAAATAAAGATACTGTTAACGGGATCATCTTTACCGATTTCTCCAAACGTTACAGACGAAATCCGATTGTGAGGTACGATTTTTTAAAACAGGGTGAACTATACGATATCCGCAATGAAAACCTGACTTACGACCGCTTATACGAGCTGAATATTTTCAAGAATGTAAAGATCGATTATTTTAGAAGAGATAGTACCTCTAATAAAGTGAATGCTGTGATCCAATTGATTCCGCAAAAGGTGATGACCAACCGTATAGAGGGAGAGGTGCCTTTTAACGGGGGTACAGTCGGTTTTAACTTAAGTAATACCTACACAAATAACAATATTTTTAGAGGTGCAGAGCGGTTCGAGCTTCAGGTAAAAGGTGGTTTGCAATCCAGAATCGGCAATGGTGCTAAACCCTTCAGCGATATTTACCAGCGCGATTTTTCGATCAGTGCGAGTATTACTGTACCGAGGTTAATGATTCCTTTTTATAATCCGGTGCTGGGCGGAAACGGAATGCCGCATACTACCTTTTCGAGCAGTTACATTTACGCCTTGCAAAAAGATGTGTCGGTAAGAAGGATTTTCATTAACTCGATTACTTACGACTGGGTTGAAACCAAATCCAAACTTCACTCTTTTACCCCTTTAAATTTTGAGTACCGCTTTGGTAATTTAGATCCTAATGTAGACCCTAATACGGTGCTTAATAACCTTTATTATTCTACCTTACTTGGTCGTAAGGATTTAACCTTAGGTATGAAGTATACTTATACTTTAAACGCAAATAAATTGAATGAGTTCAGGTCTTTCGTTTATTTAAGGGCAGGAATGGATATTGCAGGCAATATGTTGCAAGGGATATCTAAATTAACCGGCAACAAGAATGATCCTGCAGGTGGCGATCCGGCGAAAATATTGGGCCTGCCTTTTAACCAATATATGCGTCCTGAGGTTGATATAAGATGGTACAAACACTTAGGCGGCGAAAAACAGTTTGTTGCCCGTTTAAACGCAGGCGTGGCTTATGCCTACGGAAATTCGGTATTAACAGGTATTCCTTTCGAGAAGCAGTTTTTTGCAGGCGGATCGAATGGGGTGAGGGCCTGGCAGGCGAGAACCATTGGCCCCGGAAACTATGATAGAGGACTTTTAAGAAGCGATACCTTGAGGAAAGCATTTTTTGGGCTTGACCAGCTTGGAACCATGCGTATTGAAACAAACTTTGAGTACCGTTTCACTGTTGCAAAGAATTTTTTGGGTGCTACATTAAAAGGAGCAGCCTTTGTTGATATTGGCAATGTATGGAATCTTCGTAAAGGTGAATCAATTCTTGCTGCCACTCCAGCACTTGATGAGCAAACGGTATTTAAATTAGGTAAACTGGCTCAACAACTTGCTATGGGTACGGGTTTTGGCCTAAGGTACGACGTGCAATATTTTGTTTTTAGGTTTGATGTTGGATTGAAGCTTAAAGATCCGCAGTTTACGGGCTCCGATCAATGGGTAATCAGTAAGTTTTTATCTGGTGCCAGGGATTTTAAAGATACTTACAACGCCACACACGGGCCTGATACTTATCGTTTCCTGCAGTATAACTTTGGTATTGGTATGCCGTTTTAA